The proteins below are encoded in one region of Leptotrichia sp. oral taxon 218:
- the lpxB gene encoding lipid-A-disaccharide synthase, translating to MEKIKKVFISCGEMSGDLHASYIVEEMKKKENIEFYGVVGDKSIAAGVKVVNHIKNNDVMGFVEVVKKYWYFKEKAKEYIDLIKKEKIKTVIFVDFGGFNLKFFDLVKKEIPDIRTIYYIPPKVWAWGKNRIKKLKKFDDVVVIFPFEKKYFDKTLEKFGSNSKKSLKVYYFGNPFVDKYKFSEHLGEKILLLPGSREQEIEKYLPVIYEVLSSPKVQNEKFIMKLADRSHIKYIDRINKKFNMDFKNLKNLEISFEKVEKIRDECKFAIATSGTVTFEMALMGLPVIVVYKTSKINAFIARKIVKIKYITLTNLNAGKEIFKELLQEDFSSQKILDEIEIIEKNKEKIVQNLKLEKEKFGNSGVLKKISKYLLSEIQ from the coding sequence ATGGAAAAAATTAAAAAAGTATTTATTTCTTGTGGCGAAATGTCAGGAGATTTACACGCTTCCTACATTGTGGAAGAGATGAAAAAAAAAGAGAATATTGAATTTTACGGTGTTGTTGGAGATAAATCTATTGCAGCTGGAGTGAAAGTAGTTAATCATATAAAAAATAACGATGTGATGGGTTTTGTGGAAGTTGTGAAAAAATATTGGTATTTTAAGGAAAAAGCGAAAGAATATATTGATTTGATAAAAAAAGAAAAAATAAAAACGGTAATTTTTGTCGATTTTGGTGGCTTTAATTTAAAATTTTTTGATTTGGTAAAAAAAGAGATTCCCGATATAAGAACAATTTATTACATTCCACCAAAAGTCTGGGCCTGGGGGAAAAACAGGATTAAAAAGTTGAAGAAATTTGATGATGTTGTTGTGATTTTTCCTTTTGAAAAAAAATATTTTGATAAGACGCTTGAGAAATTTGGAAGTAATTCAAAAAAAAGTTTGAAAGTTTATTATTTTGGGAATCCATTTGTCGATAAATATAAGTTTAGTGAACATTTGGGAGAAAAAATTTTGCTTTTGCCAGGAAGTCGTGAACAGGAAATTGAAAAATATTTACCTGTGATTTATGAAGTTTTGTCAAGTCCAAAAGTTCAAAATGAAAAATTTATTATGAAATTGGCAGATAGATCTCATATTAAGTATATTGATAGAATAAATAAAAAGTTTAATATGGATTTTAAAAACTTAAAAAATTTAGAAATTTCATTTGAAAAAGTTGAAAAGATTAGAGATGAATGTAAATTTGCAATTGCAACTTCAGGAACGGTTACATTTGAAATGGCTCTTATGGGACTGCCTGTCATAGTTGTCTACAAAACTTCTAAAATAAATGCTTTTATAGCTAGAAAAATTGTTAAAATAAAATATATTACTTTGACTAACTTAAATGCTGGGAAAGAAATTTTTAAAGAATTGTTGCAAGAAGATTTTTCGTCTCAAAAGATTTTGGATGAAATTGAAATAATTGAAAAAAATAAAGAAAAAATTGTACAAAATTTGAAACTGGAAAAAGAAAAATTCGGAAATTCTGGAGTTTTGAAAAAAATTTCAAAATATTTGCTTTCTGAAATTCAATAG